Proteins from one Hemibagrus wyckioides isolate EC202008001 linkage group LG16, SWU_Hwy_1.0, whole genome shotgun sequence genomic window:
- the lpar1 gene encoding lysophosphatidic acid receptor 1: MDGQCYYNESIAFFYNESGKYLAREWNTISRLVMGLGLTVCIFIMLANLLVMVAIYINRRFHFPIYYLMANLAAADFFAGLAYFYLMFNTGPNTRRLTVSTWLLRQGLIDTSLTASVANLLAIAIERHITVFRMQLHTRMSNRRVVVVIVIIWTMSIVMGAIPSVGWNCICAIKTCSNMAPLYSNSYLVFWAIFNLVTFVVMVVLYAHIFMYVRQRTMRMSRHSSGQRRNRDTMMSLLKTVVIVLGAFIVCWTPGLVLLLLDVFCEECNVLTFEKFFLLLAEFNSAMNPIIYSYRDKEMSVTFKQILCCQRQENINGTVEGSDRSASSLNHTVLSPHNNDHSVV, from the exons ATGGATGGACAGTGTTACTACAATGAAAGCATTGCCTTCTTTTACAACGAAAGTGGGAAGTACCTGGCCAGGGAGTGGAATACAATCAGCAGGCTGGTGATGGGACTTGGGCTTACTGTATGCATCTTTATCATGCTTGCTAACCTCCTGGTGATGGTGGCCATCTACATTAACCGCAGATTTCATTTTCCCATCTATTATCTCATGGCTAACCTAGCAGCAGCAGACTTTTTCGCCGGACTTGCTTATTTCTACTTGATGTTTAACACCGGGCCCAACACGCGCAGGCTAACTGTCAGTACATGGTTACTACGCCAGGGCCTGATCGACACCAGCCTGACGGCCTCTGTGGCTAACTTGCTAGCCATCGCCATCGAACGTCACATCACAGTCTTCCGCATGCAGCTTCACACCCGCATGAGCAACCGCCGTGTGGTCGTCGTTATCGTAATCATCTGGACTATGTCCATTGTCATGGGTGCCATCCCAAGTGTGGGCTGGAACTGTATCTGTGCTATCAAAACCTGCTCCAACATGGCACCACTCTACAGTAACTCGTACCTTGTCTTCTGGGCCATCTTCAACCTGGTGACCTTTGTGGTCATGGTGGTGCTTTATGCTCACATATTCATGTATGTCCGCCAGCGCACCATGAGAATGTCGCGCCACAGCTCAGGTCAGCGGCGTAACAGAGACACCATGATGAGCTTGTTGAAGACAGTCGTGATTGTTCTTG GTGCTTTTATCGTGTGCTGGACGCCTGGTTTAGTTCTCTTGTTGCTCGACGTTTTCTGCGAAGAATGCAACGTGCTGACTTTTGAGAAGTTCTTCCTCCTCTTAGCTGAGTTTAACTCTGCCATGAACCCGATCATCTACTCCTATCGGGACAAGGAGATGAGCGTTACATTCAAGCAGATCTTGTGCTGTCAGCGGCAGGAGAACATAAACGGTACGGTGGAAGGTTCAGACCGTTCAGCTTCCTCCCTCAACCACACGGTCCTGTCTCCACACAATAACGACCACTCGGTGGTCTGA